A stretch of the Massilia sp. W12 genome encodes the following:
- a CDS encoding MFS transporter has product MTTCVVVRKNNEIAIASDSLVTFGDTRLSHRYEENEKIFPVGQAFVGLSGSAAHFPVMKKLLRQMEAEGKCQLYDRDSVFNTFSQAHELLKDKFFLNTKEEEDDPYESSQITAVIASPGGIFGVYSYREVFSFDRFWGIGSGRNFALGAMYAVYERDLSAREIAEIGVAAGAEFDKSSGGPCRIHVLPWNPDWRPAPPPAPQTNNPPPAPETGAASEAKEE; this is encoded by the coding sequence ATGACTACTTGCGTCGTTGTCAGAAAAAATAATGAAATCGCCATTGCGTCAGACAGTCTGGTGACATTTGGCGATACCCGCTTGTCGCACCGCTACGAGGAAAATGAAAAAATTTTCCCGGTCGGTCAGGCATTTGTCGGCCTGTCCGGCTCGGCGGCGCATTTTCCGGTGATGAAAAAACTGTTGCGTCAGATGGAAGCTGAAGGCAAATGCCAGTTGTACGACCGCGACAGCGTGTTCAACACCTTTTCACAGGCGCATGAATTGCTCAAGGATAAATTTTTCCTCAATACCAAGGAGGAAGAAGATGATCCTTATGAGTCATCGCAAATCACCGCTGTGATCGCCAGCCCGGGCGGCATTTTCGGCGTGTATTCCTACCGCGAAGTGTTTTCCTTTGACCGCTTCTGGGGCATAGGCTCAGGCCGCAACTTTGCCCTGGGCGCGATGTATGCCGTGTATGAACGCGATCTGAGCGCGCGCGAAATCGCCGAAATCGGCGTCGCCGCAGGTGCGGAATTCGATAAAAGCAGCGGCGGCCCCTGCCGCATCCATGTGCTGCCCTGGAATCCCGATTGGCGACCGGCCCCGCCGCCCGCGCCGCAGACAAACAATCCACCACCCGCGCCGGAAACCGGCGCGGCTTCTGAAGCGAAAGAAGAGTAA
- a CDS encoding porin: MKKILFSSLALALAAGAHAQQSNVTVYGTIDAGFAKVTDKTTAIAKGDSNRLGVRGVEDLGGGLKAVFQMEMRFEPDTGTVESGSRPLFQGQTRVGLQGDFGQIRIGRGVTAYLDAKDAFDPWNGVSSTAGFKGDLQVAGYNAQPLDPAGSSNDRFNNGLWYNSPTVQGFQFSAAIASKESNGGAAIVGRGTAAAPQFPANSQASALPFSLAAGWKSGDFSALLGYERNAIQTKVWGLHLGWQALPELKLTANYAKQDQNHSKALNSVTTAWVLGANYSVGAGKILFGYGQKKPDGAVSTKQTSLGYHHSLSKRTYVYVEASNKAAATSVRFFGAGVNHKF, encoded by the coding sequence ATGAAAAAAATCCTGTTCTCCTCCCTCGCCCTGGCCTTGGCTGCCGGCGCGCACGCGCAGCAAAGCAATGTCACCGTGTACGGCACAATTGACGCCGGCTTTGCCAAAGTGACGGACAAAACCACAGCGATCGCCAAGGGCGATTCCAACCGTCTCGGCGTGCGCGGCGTGGAAGACCTGGGCGGCGGTTTGAAAGCTGTGTTCCAAATGGAAATGCGCTTTGAACCGGATACCGGCACGGTGGAATCCGGCTCACGTCCGCTGTTTCAGGGACAAACCCGGGTCGGCCTGCAAGGCGATTTCGGCCAGATCCGCATCGGGCGCGGCGTGACTGCCTATCTGGATGCAAAAGACGCCTTCGATCCCTGGAACGGGGTCTCCAGCACCGCCGGCTTCAAGGGCGATTTGCAGGTGGCGGGCTATAACGCGCAACCGCTTGATCCGGCTGGCAGCAGCAATGACCGCTTCAATAATGGCCTGTGGTACAACTCGCCCACTGTCCAGGGCTTCCAATTCTCGGCGGCCATTGCCAGCAAAGAAAGCAATGGCGGCGCAGCCATCGTCGGACGCGGCACTGCCGCTGCGCCGCAATTCCCGGCCAACTCGCAAGCCTCGGCCTTGCCGTTCTCTCTGGCAGCCGGCTGGAAATCGGGCGATTTCAGCGCCTTGCTGGGCTATGAACGGAATGCGATTCAAACCAAAGTCTGGGGTCTGCATCTGGGCTGGCAGGCTTTGCCTGAATTGAAGCTGACCGCCAACTACGCCAAACAAGACCAGAATCACAGCAAGGCGCTCAATTCCGTCACCACCGCCTGGGTGCTGGGCGCAAATTACAGCGTGGGCGCCGGCAAGATTCTGTTTGGTTATGGTCAGAAAAAGCCGGATGGCGCGGTGAGCACCAAGCAAACCTCGCTGGGCTACCACCACAGCCTGTCCAAACGCACCTATGTGTATGTGGAAGCATCGAATAAAGCCGCAGCGACCAGCGTGCGCTTTTTCGGCGCTGGCGTGAACCATAAATTCTGA
- the aceE gene encoding pyruvate dehydrogenase (acetyl-transferring), homodimeric type: MSAQLDQLLAQAANDPDTVETREWLDALEAVIDNEGPERAHYLMERMLDLARRRGAHIPFSANTAYVNTIPAHLEVHCPGNLEYEERLRSYMRWNAMAMVVKANRVDGDLGGHISSFASLANMLGIGFNHFWHAPTEEHGGDLIYLQGHSSPGVYARAFLEGRLSEDQLLNFRREVDGKGLSSYPHPKLMPEFWQFPTVSMGLGPLMAIYQARFLKYLHARGIADTEKRKVWVFCGDGEMDEPESMGAIGMAARERLDNLVMVVNCNLQRLDGPVRGNGKIIQELEADFRGAGWNVVKVIWGSGWDTLLAKDKEGILQRVMMETVDGEYQLYKARDGAYVREHFFGKHPKLLEMVANMSDDDIFRLTRGGNDPHKIYAAFKRAQEHKGQPTVLLIKTVKGFGMGKSGEARNTAHQTKKLDDDAVREMRDRFALPIADEKLAEIPFFKPPLNSPEMQYLHERRKALGGYLPQRRPKADEVLPVPPLSAFQNVLEPTAEGREISTTQAYVRIITALLRDPHLGQRIVPILVDESRTFGMEGLFRQIGIFNQQGQLYEPVDRDQVMYYREDKAGQILQEGINEAGGMSSWIAAATSYSSNNRIMLPFYTFYSMFGLQRIGDLAWAAGDMRARGFLMGGTAGRTTLNGEGLQHEDGHSHIMAATIPNCIPYDPSFGHELAVIIHDGLRRMIGNQEDVFYYITIMNENYAHPGLTPGQEEGILKGMYLLKRGGEAKQRVQLIGCGTILRESIAAADLLQNDWGIAADIWSAPSLTLLARDGHDCERWNLLNPTAEARVPYVTQLLAESAGPIVATTDYMRAFAEQIRAYVPKGRSYRVLGTDGFGRSDSRVKLREFFEVNRYFITVAALKTLAEEGSISPSVVAQAVAKYGLDPNKPNPVSV, from the coding sequence ATGTCTGCTCAACTCGATCAATTGCTGGCTCAGGCCGCGAACGATCCCGATACCGTCGAAACCAGAGAATGGCTGGATGCGTTGGAAGCGGTGATCGACAATGAAGGCCCGGAACGCGCCCACTACTTGATGGAGCGCATGCTTGATCTGGCGCGCCGCCGTGGCGCCCATATCCCTTTCTCCGCCAACACGGCCTACGTCAACACGATTCCGGCCCACCTCGAAGTGCATTGCCCCGGCAATCTGGAGTATGAAGAGCGGCTGCGCTCGTATATGCGCTGGAATGCCATGGCGATGGTGGTCAAGGCCAACCGCGTCGATGGCGATTTGGGCGGCCATATTTCATCTTTCGCCTCGCTGGCGAATATGCTGGGCATCGGTTTTAACCATTTCTGGCACGCGCCGACCGAAGAACATGGCGGCGACTTGATTTATCTGCAAGGCCATTCCTCCCCCGGCGTGTATGCGCGCGCCTTCCTCGAAGGGCGCTTGAGCGAAGATCAACTCTTGAATTTCCGCCGTGAAGTCGATGGCAAAGGCCTGTCCTCCTACCCGCATCCCAAGTTGATGCCGGAATTTTGGCAATTCCCCACCGTTTCCATGGGTTTAGGCCCCTTGATGGCGATTTATCAGGCGCGCTTTTTGAAATACCTGCACGCGCGCGGCATCGCCGACACCGAAAAACGCAAAGTCTGGGTCTTCTGCGGCGATGGTGAAATGGATGAACCGGAATCCATGGGCGCGATCGGCATGGCTGCCCGCGAACGTCTGGATAATCTGGTGATGGTGGTCAACTGCAATCTGCAGCGCCTGGATGGCCCGGTGCGCGGCAATGGCAAAATCATCCAGGAACTGGAAGCCGATTTCCGTGGCGCCGGCTGGAATGTGGTGAAAGTGATTTGGGGTTCCGGCTGGGATACCTTGCTGGCCAAAGACAAAGAAGGCATTTTGCAGCGCGTCATGATGGAAACCGTGGACGGTGAATATCAGCTCTACAAAGCGCGTGACGGCGCTTACGTGCGCGAACACTTCTTCGGTAAACATCCCAAGCTGCTCGAAATGGTGGCGAATATGTCGGATGATGACATCTTCCGCTTAACCCGTGGCGGCAATGATCCGCACAAGATTTACGCCGCCTTCAAACGCGCCCAGGAACACAAAGGTCAGCCGACCGTGCTCTTGATCAAAACCGTAAAAGGGTTTGGCATGGGCAAATCGGGCGAGGCGCGCAATACCGCGCACCAGACCAAAAAGCTCGATGATGACGCCGTGCGCGAAATGCGCGACCGCTTCGCACTGCCGATTGCTGACGAAAAACTGGCCGAGATTCCCTTCTTCAAACCGCCGCTGAATTCGCCGGAAATGCAATATCTGCACGAGCGCCGCAAAGCGCTGGGCGGCTATCTGCCGCAACGCCGGCCAAAAGCGGATGAAGTGCTGCCGGTGCCGCCTTTGTCTGCTTTCCAAAACGTGCTGGAGCCAACTGCAGAAGGGCGTGAAATCTCCACCACCCAAGCCTATGTGCGCATCATCACCGCACTCCTGCGCGATCCGCATTTAGGCCAGCGCATTGTGCCGATTCTGGTGGACGAATCGCGCACCTTCGGCATGGAAGGGCTGTTCCGCCAAATCGGCATCTTCAATCAGCAAGGCCAGCTGTACGAGCCGGTGGATCGCGATCAAGTCATGTACTACCGCGAAGACAAGGCCGGTCAGATTTTGCAAGAAGGCATTAATGAAGCGGGCGGCATGAGTTCCTGGATTGCGGCGGCCACCTCCTACTCCAGCAACAACCGCATCATGCTGCCGTTCTACACCTTCTACTCGATGTTCGGCCTGCAGCGCATCGGCGATTTGGCCTGGGCCGCAGGCGATATGCGCGCACGCGGCTTCCTGATGGGCGGCACCGCTGGCCGCACCACCTTGAACGGCGAAGGGTTGCAACACGAAGACGGCCACAGCCACATCATGGCGGCCACGATTCCGAATTGCATTCCGTATGACCCCAGCTTCGGCCATGAATTGGCGGTCATCATTCATGACGGCCTGCGCCGCATGATCGGCAATCAGGAAGATGTGTTCTATTACATCACCATCATGAATGAAAATTATGCCCACCCGGGCCTGACTCCAGGCCAGGAAGAAGGCATCCTGAAAGGCATGTATCTGCTCAAGCGCGGCGGCGAGGCCAAACAGCGCGTGCAGTTGATCGGTTGCGGCACGATTTTGCGCGAATCGATTGCCGCCGCCGACTTGCTGCAAAACGATTGGGGCATTGCCGCCGATATCTGGTCAGCGCCCAGCCTGACCTTGCTGGCGCGCGACGGCCACGACTGCGAGCGCTGGAATCTGTTGAATCCGACCGCTGAAGCGCGCGTGCCGTATGTGACGCAGCTGCTGGCCGAAAGCGCCGGCCCGATTGTCGCCACCACCGACTATATGCGCGCATTCGCCGAACAGATCCGCGCCTATGTGCCGAAGGGACGCAGCTACCGCGTGCTGGGCACGGATGGCTTTGGCCGCTCCGACAGCCGGGTAAAATTGCGCGAGTTCTTTGAAGTCAACCGCTATTTCATCACCGTCGCCGCCTTGAAGACCCTGGCGGAAGAAGGCAGCATCTCGCCCTCAGTGGTGGCGCAAGCGGTGGCCAAATACGGCCTCGACCCGAACAAGCCGAACCCGGTCAGCGTATAA
- a CDS encoding class I SAM-dependent RNA methyltransferase yields the protein MNQANSNTKFHSCFCPCPRGLEAALAEEMGEIAQQPGSSLRVFQQVPGGVHCSGSMADIYRLNLHSRIASRVLLRLNQGGYKNENDIYDITLDTRWEDWFEVDNNLRVDVTAIKAPIKSLEYITLKIKDAVCDRFRDQCGRRPSVDTRNPDVRIAAFLDATSYTLYLDTSGEALFKRGWREQKGDAPLRENLAAGLLRTSGWKPDMPLFDPMCGSGTILIEAAQIQAGIPPGARRRFGFEKLRNFSASQWQEIKGSVKPRPLPAQPVIFGSDISGDMVEMTRHNLRQAGIPFEVPLKQIEAQEVKAPCDAPGIILTNPPYGERIGVRGDARLESDDLAQQFYNSFGSTLKQRFAGWQIFLFTADLGLPKMLRLKESRKTPFFNGALECRLFRFDMVAGSNRKTPPPAAAQ from the coding sequence ATGAATCAAGCCAACAGCAATACCAAATTCCATTCTTGTTTCTGCCCCTGCCCGCGCGGCCTGGAGGCGGCGCTGGCGGAAGAAATGGGCGAAATCGCCCAACAGCCGGGCAGCAGCCTGCGCGTATTTCAACAAGTGCCGGGCGGCGTGCATTGCTCCGGCAGCATGGCCGATATTTACCGCCTGAATCTGCATTCACGCATCGCCTCGCGCGTCTTGCTGCGCTTAAATCAGGGCGGTTACAAAAACGAAAATGATATCTATGACATCACGCTCGACACGCGCTGGGAAGACTGGTTTGAAGTCGATAACAATTTGCGCGTGGATGTGACGGCGATCAAGGCCCCGATCAAGAGCCTGGAATACATCACGCTCAAGATTAAAGATGCGGTGTGCGACCGTTTCCGCGATCAATGCGGGCGCCGTCCTTCGGTGGATACGCGCAACCCGGATGTGCGCATCGCCGCCTTTCTCGACGCCACCAGCTACACCCTGTATTTAGACACCTCCGGCGAAGCGCTGTTCAAACGCGGCTGGCGCGAGCAAAAAGGCGATGCGCCGCTGCGCGAAAATCTGGCCGCCGGCTTGCTGCGCACTTCCGGCTGGAAGCCGGACATGCCTTTGTTTGACCCGATGTGCGGCTCCGGCACGATTTTGATCGAAGCGGCGCAAATCCAGGCCGGCATCCCGCCCGGCGCCAGACGCCGTTTCGGTTTTGAAAAATTGCGCAATTTCTCCGCCAGTCAATGGCAGGAAATCAAGGGCAGCGTAAAGCCCCGTCCCTTGCCGGCGCAGCCGGTGATTTTCGGCTCGGATATTTCCGGCGATATGGTGGAGATGACGCGCCACAATCTGCGTCAGGCCGGGATTCCTTTTGAGGTTCCGCTCAAGCAGATTGAGGCGCAGGAAGTCAAAGCGCCATGCGATGCGCCCGGCATCATCCTGACCAACCCGCCGTATGGCGAGCGGATCGGCGTGCGCGGCGATGCGCGCCTGGAAAGCGATGATCTGGCGCAGCAGTTTTACAACAGTTTCGGCAGCACGCTCAAGCAACGCTTTGCCGGTTGGCAAATCTTTTTGTTCACCGCAGATCTGGGTTTGCCCAAGATGCTGCGCTTGAAAGAATCACGCAAAACGCCTTTCTTCAATGGCGCGCTGGAATGCCGTTTATTCCGCTTTGACATGGTGGCCGGCTCCAACCGTAAAACTCCGCCGCCCGCCGCAGCGCAATAA
- the aceF gene encoding dihydrolipoyllysine-residue acetyltransferase — MSMVEVKVPDIGDFKSVEVIEVMVKAGDTIAVDQSLLTVESDKASMEIPSSHAGKVLEVLVKLGDKVSEGSLLLRLEAQGAATAPAAASAPAAAAAPAPAPAAPQAAAPAPAPVPAPAPAVAPAVAQAEAGSAGKLPHASPSVRKFARELGVDLRLVAGSGPKGRIVLEDVQGFVKRALAGGVAAPAAVAGAGGPGLQVLAWPSLDFSKFGETELQALTRIKKISGPNLHRNWVMIPHVTQFEDADITELEEFRQQTNAAMAKAGVKLTMLAFVIKASVAALKKYPAFNASLDEKGENLILKRYYNIGFAADTPQGLVVPVIKQADQKGLLQIAQEMAELSAAARDGKLKPGDMQGASFTISSLGGIGGTAFTPIVNAPEVAILGLSRSAMKPVWDGKQFAPRLMLPLSLSYDHRVIDGAMGARFAVYLAEVLADMRRTLL, encoded by the coding sequence ATGAGTATGGTCGAAGTGAAAGTCCCGGACATCGGCGACTTCAAGAGTGTGGAAGTGATCGAAGTGATGGTCAAAGCCGGCGATACCATTGCGGTGGACCAATCGCTGCTGACGGTGGAATCGGACAAGGCCAGTATGGAAATCCCGTCTTCGCATGCGGGCAAGGTGCTCGAAGTGCTGGTCAAACTGGGCGATAAAGTATCCGAAGGCAGCCTCTTGCTGCGCCTGGAAGCGCAAGGCGCAGCGACGGCCCCCGCCGCCGCGTCTGCGCCGGCCGCTGCTGCAGCGCCAGCCCCGGCCCCGGCGGCCCCGCAGGCCGCAGCACCCGCGCCGGCGCCTGTCCCGGCGCCAGCGCCGGCTGTCGCGCCAGCTGTGGCGCAGGCGGAAGCCGGCAGCGCAGGCAAATTGCCGCACGCCTCGCCTTCGGTGCGCAAATTTGCGCGTGAACTGGGCGTTGACTTGCGCCTGGTGGCAGGCAGCGGCCCGAAAGGCCGCATCGTGCTGGAAGACGTGCAAGGCTTTGTCAAACGCGCACTGGCTGGCGGCGTGGCCGCGCCGGCGGCAGTGGCCGGCGCCGGCGGCCCCGGCTTGCAAGTGCTGGCCTGGCCATCGCTGGATTTCTCCAAATTCGGCGAAACCGAGCTGCAAGCCTTGACCCGCATCAAGAAAATTTCAGGCCCGAATCTGCATCGCAACTGGGTGATGATCCCGCATGTCACCCAATTTGAAGACGCTGATATCACCGAGCTGGAAGAATTCCGTCAGCAAACCAACGCCGCCATGGCCAAGGCCGGCGTGAAACTGACCATGCTGGCTTTTGTCATCAAAGCCAGCGTGGCGGCGCTCAAAAAATATCCGGCCTTCAATGCCTCGCTGGATGAAAAAGGTGAAAACTTAATCCTCAAGCGCTATTACAACATCGGCTTTGCCGCCGATACCCCGCAAGGCCTGGTGGTGCCGGTGATCAAGCAAGCAGATCAAAAAGGCTTGCTGCAAATCGCTCAGGAAATGGCGGAGCTGTCCGCCGCCGCGCGCGATGGCAAACTCAAACCGGGCGATATGCAAGGCGCCAGCTTCACTATTTCCTCGCTCGGCGGCATCGGCGGCACCGCCTTCACGCCTATCGTGAATGCGCCGGAAGTGGCGATTCTCGGCCTCTCGCGCTCTGCCATGAAACCGGTGTGGGACGGCAAGCAATTCGCGCCGCGCTTAATGCTGCCGCTCTCGCTCTCCTATGATCACCGCGTGATCGACGGCGCGATGGGCGCACGGTTTGCCGTGTATCTGGCCGAAGTGCTGGCGGACATGCGCCGAACCTTGCTCTGA
- the lpdA gene encoding dihydrolipoyl dehydrogenase, whose amino-acid sequence MSIIEVLTPDIGDFKGVEVIEVMVKAGDVIRQEQSLITVESDKASMEIPSSHAGVVREVKVKLGDKVSQGSLLLLLEEQGAAASAPAAAPAPAPASAPAPAPTPAPAVAPAAGNYSGKIDLECDMLVLGGGPGGYSAAFRAADLGMQTVLVERYGTLGGVCLNVGCIPSKALLHVAAVIDETQAMAAHGIRFGKPEIDLDGLRGWKEKVIVKMTGGLAGMARARKVNVVRGVGQFVGSHQLQVTAADGAQQVIQFKQAIIAAGSSVVKLPFVPEDPRIVDSTGALELRFTPKRMLVIGGGIIGLEMATVYSTLGARIDVVEMMDGLMQGADRDLVRVWQKFNEKRFDNIWLKTKTVAVEALPEGVKVSFAPGVEGGSAPEPQLYDMVLVAVGRSPNGKKLAAEAAGVAVSERGFIPVDQQMRTNQPHIFAIGDIVGQPMLAHKAVHEAHVAAEAAAGHKAFFDARVIPSVAYTDPEVAWVGLTEDEAKAKGIKVEKGLFPWAASGRAVANGREEGFTKLLFDAETHRIVGGGIVGTHAGDMIGEIALAIEMGADAVDIGKTIHPHPTLGESIGMAAEVFEGVCTDLPPARKR is encoded by the coding sequence ATGAGCATAATCGAAGTCTTGACGCCGGATATCGGCGATTTCAAAGGCGTGGAAGTGATCGAGGTGATGGTCAAAGCCGGCGATGTGATCCGCCAGGAACAATCGCTGATCACCGTCGAATCGGATAAAGCCAGTATGGAAATTCCTTCTTCGCACGCTGGCGTGGTGCGCGAAGTCAAGGTCAAGCTGGGCGACAAAGTATCGCAAGGCAGTCTGCTGCTGTTGCTGGAAGAGCAGGGCGCAGCCGCGTCCGCGCCGGCAGCCGCGCCGGCGCCAGCTCCGGCCTCCGCTCCGGCTCCGGCGCCCACCCCCGCCCCTGCCGTTGCGCCCGCCGCCGGCAATTACAGCGGCAAAATTGATCTCGAATGCGACATGCTGGTCTTGGGCGGCGGCCCCGGCGGCTATTCCGCCGCCTTCCGCGCGGCTGATCTGGGCATGCAAACCGTGCTGGTCGAGCGTTACGGCACACTCGGCGGCGTATGTTTAAACGTCGGCTGCATTCCCTCTAAAGCCCTGCTGCATGTGGCGGCGGTGATCGACGAAACTCAGGCCATGGCGGCGCATGGCATCCGCTTTGGCAAACCGGAAATTGATCTGGACGGCTTGCGCGGCTGGAAAGAAAAAGTCATAGTCAAAATGACCGGCGGCTTAGCCGGCATGGCGCGCGCGCGCAAAGTGAATGTGGTGCGCGGCGTCGGCCAGTTTGTCGGCAGCCACCAACTGCAAGTCACGGCGGCGGATGGTGCGCAACAAGTGATTCAATTCAAACAAGCCATCATCGCCGCCGGCTCCTCCGTGGTGAAACTGCCCTTTGTGCCGGAAGATCCGCGCATCGTCGATTCCACCGGCGCGCTCGAACTGCGCTTCACCCCGAAACGTATGCTGGTGATCGGCGGCGGCATCATCGGCCTGGAAATGGCCACCGTTTATTCCACCCTGGGTGCGCGCATCGACGTGGTGGAAATGATGGACGGTTTAATGCAAGGCGCTGACCGCGACCTGGTGCGGGTGTGGCAAAAATTCAATGAAAAGCGTTTCGACAATATCTGGCTCAAGACCAAAACCGTGGCGGTGGAAGCCTTGCCGGAAGGCGTTAAAGTCAGCTTCGCGCCCGGCGTGGAAGGCGGCAGCGCACCCGAACCTCAGCTCTACGACATGGTGCTGGTGGCGGTCGGACGCAGCCCCAACGGCAAAAAGCTGGCCGCCGAAGCCGCCGGCGTGGCGGTGAGCGAGCGCGGCTTCATTCCGGTGGATCAGCAAATGCGCACCAACCAGCCGCATATTTTCGCCATCGGCGACATTGTCGGCCAACCGATGTTGGCGCATAAAGCGGTGCATGAAGCGCATGTCGCCGCCGAAGCCGCCGCCGGTCACAAAGCATTTTTTGATGCCCGCGTGATTCCATCCGTGGCCTATACGGATCCGGAAGTGGCCTGGGTTGGCCTGACCGAAGACGAGGCCAAAGCCAAGGGGATCAAAGTCGAAAAAGGCTTATTCCCCTGGGCCGCCTCCGGGCGCGCAGTGGCCAATGGGCGCGAAGAAGGCTTCACCAAGCTCTTGTTTGACGCCGAAACCCACCGCATCGTCGGCGGCGGCATCGTCGGCACACACGCCGGCGACATGATTGGCGAAATCGCGCTGGCGATTGAAATGGGCGCGGACGCGGTGGACATCGGCAAAACCATCCACCCGCATCCGACCCTGGGCGAGTCGATCGGCATGGCGGCGGAAGTGTTTGAAGGCGTCTGCACCGACTTACCGCCGGCGCGCAAGCGTTAA
- a CDS encoding DUF4157 domain-containing protein, with the protein MAWLGSGQALSPTTRTFMEARFGRDFSNIRVHTDARASSSAQSVSALAYTVGRNIIFKSGQYQPDTHAGRRLLAHELAHTLQAGSAMRLARQPDETEEEIKRRAATDIAKAADSANPGAQAQANDAPPAAASAPTTAATAAAAPGAKAPANDATAAPSTTPAEDGVTLSVSGIRQTVGGHTPAPPSLAAYPDAPLRKTIIPEYNPAPAKRLPEKETATLPPLDFSHFRNDAELAQFAKQLALARAKRDVAGVVQSRYEKALNTALSQAQNENKANAAAALAAAIEGINPKDAAALKRAKASATLAASLAAKSHTEQARASVQKQDIALVTSELAKEHEDSLELDYKKTLEAVVKSRRAGWLSRMQTELNAKRNALLKAKSATPKVKKGETPPPAKTADAIEAEVEAAMDKLRFDLRANILKQIEAVSFAWAVGRREQYDFATIAVKSAPVGQIIPGYVVALEDRVPIPAHLQRGSESEKANMPGVAPELAEFLDNISKIPNTPLFQADNRNNHGGGKDANPRAFSNKWFSVDIYLRQRSDNPGKRDSLGTEAAGTDQRGFWQVEQAVAFLKSMDQVAVAMNAKWNILYNDFVVAKAVNSQAKNGYVSFTGHLDSGGNPNWHGPENLLLHFHLDLQIAKKQPQRINGVRLD; encoded by the coding sequence ATGGCCTGGCTGGGCAGCGGACAAGCGCTTTCCCCCACAACCCGCACCTTCATGGAAGCGCGCTTTGGCCGCGATTTCAGCAATATCCGCGTACACACTGACGCCCGGGCGTCCAGCTCTGCGCAAAGCGTGAGTGCGCTTGCATACACGGTTGGGCGCAATATCATTTTTAAAAGCGGGCAATACCAGCCAGACACACATGCAGGACGGCGCTTACTGGCGCATGAGCTGGCGCATACCTTGCAGGCCGGCAGCGCCATGCGGCTTGCGCGCCAGCCGGATGAGACTGAGGAAGAAATAAAGCGCCGCGCTGCGACGGATATCGCCAAGGCGGCGGACAGCGCCAACCCAGGCGCGCAAGCGCAGGCAAACGATGCACCGCCAGCAGCTGCTTCTGCACCCACAACAGCAGCGACTGCGGCGGCTGCGCCTGGTGCGAAGGCGCCTGCAAACGACGCGACTGCAGCCCCCTCGACAACGCCAGCTGAAGATGGCGTGACGCTTAGCGTCTCGGGTATCCGGCAGACCGTGGGGGGCCACACGCCGGCCCCGCCAAGCTTGGCCGCCTACCCCGATGCGCCGCTGAGAAAAACCATCATTCCCGAGTACAACCCCGCACCGGCCAAACGTTTACCTGAAAAAGAAACCGCCACCCTGCCACCGCTCGACTTCAGCCATTTCCGGAACGATGCTGAACTGGCGCAATTCGCCAAACAACTGGCATTGGCCCGTGCTAAGCGCGACGTGGCCGGCGTTGTGCAATCACGCTACGAGAAGGCGCTCAACACGGCCTTAAGCCAGGCCCAAAATGAAAATAAAGCCAATGCCGCCGCCGCCCTGGCGGCGGCGATTGAGGGCATCAATCCGAAAGATGCCGCCGCCCTCAAACGCGCCAAAGCCAGCGCCACACTTGCGGCCAGTCTGGCGGCCAAGAGCCACACGGAACAGGCGCGCGCCAGTGTGCAAAAACAGGATATCGCTCTGGTGACAAGTGAGCTTGCCAAGGAGCATGAGGACAGCCTGGAATTGGATTATAAAAAAACGCTGGAAGCGGTCGTCAAATCAAGGCGCGCAGGCTGGCTGTCAAGAATGCAAACGGAACTGAACGCCAAGCGTAATGCATTGCTCAAAGCCAAGAGCGCCACTCCCAAGGTGAAAAAGGGAGAAACGCCGCCACCGGCCAAGACAGCCGACGCAATTGAAGCTGAAGTGGAAGCCGCCATGGACAAGTTGCGCTTTGATTTGCGCGCGAATATTCTGAAGCAGATCGAAGCTGTCAGCTTTGCCTGGGCGGTCGGGCGGCGCGAGCAGTATGATTTTGCGACGATAGCTGTCAAATCCGCACCAGTGGGGCAAATTATCCCCGGCTATGTGGTCGCCCTGGAAGATCGGGTTCCGATTCCTGCGCATCTGCAACGCGGCAGCGAATCAGAAAAAGCAAACATGCCCGGCGTAGCGCCTGAACTGGCCGAATTTCTCGACAATATATCCAAAATCCCGAACACCCCGCTTTTCCAGGCGGATAACCGGAATAATCATGGCGGCGGCAAAGACGCCAATCCCAGAGCTTTCAGCAATAAATGGTTTTCCGTGGATATTTATTTACGTCAGAGAAGTGACAATCCCGGAAAAAGGGATTCGCTCGGAACCGAGGCAGCAGGCACCGATCAGCGCGGCTTTTGGCAAGTTGAACAAGCCGTGGCGTTTTTAAAGTCGATGGATCAAGTCGCCGTCGCCATGAATGCAAAGTGGAATATCCTGTACAACGATTTTGTCGTCGCCAAAGCCGTCAATTCCCAAGCAAAAAACGGCTATGTCAGCTTTACCGGTCATTTGGATAGCGGAGGCAATCCGAATTGGCATGGGCCGGAAAATTTGTTACTGCACTTCCACCTGGATTTGCAGATTGCAAAAAAACAGCCTCAAAGGATCAATGGGGTCAGACTGGATTGA